The Blastomonas fulva genome contains a region encoding:
- the murJ gene encoding murein biosynthesis integral membrane protein MurJ: MNLLRAVSTIGGLTLVSRVLGMVRDMLMARYVGAGMASDAFLIAWRLPNLFRALFAEGAFAAVFVPMFNRKMAEADTAEPGSGMVAARAFAGQVLSVLLPVLIVFTAVMMLAAGPVVYAMTGGFPDGGPEKFALARHLTIITFPYLGLISLVSLLGGILNSINRFWVNAAAPILLNICMIAALLLFRGQSEAETAVTQAIAVTVSGVLQLLWLIIACRQSGVSLKLSRPCLSPDVKAMLVLIAPAAIGQGAIQFNLLISTSLAARYLGEGSVSWIYYADRLNQLPLGLIGIGVGTAILPLLSRQIGSGNPDAANNTQNRALELALFLALPAAVALVVAAVPIIHGVFQYGAFTAADTVATARVLAAFACGVPAYVLIKVLTPGFYARADTKTPVRLALVAMLVNLVGNLILIWPLGHVGVGVATAISAWVNVGLLFGVLYKRGHIQPDARLIAKAWRILVAAAVMGVALWLGSRLADSFMDGRLIERITALAVLCGGGGALYGLAALALGTYRLGDIKTMLRRKA, from the coding sequence ATGAACCTGCTCCGCGCCGTATCGACCATCGGCGGGCTGACCCTGGTAAGCCGGGTGCTCGGCATGGTGCGCGACATGCTGATGGCGCGCTATGTCGGGGCCGGAATGGCCTCGGACGCGTTCCTGATCGCGTGGCGGCTGCCCAACCTGTTCCGCGCGCTGTTTGCCGAAGGCGCGTTCGCCGCGGTCTTCGTGCCGATGTTCAACCGCAAGATGGCAGAGGCCGACACTGCCGAACCCGGCAGCGGCATGGTCGCGGCGCGCGCCTTTGCAGGCCAGGTGCTGTCGGTGCTGCTGCCGGTGCTGATCGTGTTTACCGCGGTCATGATGCTGGCCGCAGGGCCGGTGGTCTACGCAATGACCGGCGGCTTTCCCGATGGCGGGCCTGAAAAGTTCGCGCTGGCGCGGCACCTGACGATCATTACCTTCCCGTATCTGGGGCTGATATCGCTGGTGTCGCTGCTCGGCGGCATCCTCAATTCGATCAACCGCTTCTGGGTCAACGCCGCAGCGCCGATATTGCTCAACATCTGCATGATCGCAGCCTTGCTGCTGTTTCGCGGGCAGAGCGAGGCGGAGACCGCGGTCACCCAGGCGATTGCAGTCACCGTATCGGGCGTGCTGCAGCTGCTGTGGCTGATCATCGCCTGCCGCCAGAGCGGGGTGAGCCTCAAGCTCTCGCGCCCGTGTCTGTCGCCCGACGTCAAGGCGATGCTGGTGCTGATCGCACCCGCCGCGATCGGCCAGGGCGCGATCCAGTTCAACCTGCTGATCTCAACCTCGCTCGCCGCGCGCTATCTGGGGGAAGGCTCGGTGTCCTGGATCTATTACGCCGACCGGCTGAACCAGCTACCCTTGGGCCTGATCGGCATCGGCGTGGGCACCGCGATCCTGCCATTGCTCTCGCGCCAGATCGGCAGCGGCAACCCGGATGCGGCCAACAACACCCAGAACCGCGCGCTCGAACTGGCGCTGTTCCTGGCGCTGCCCGCTGCAGTCGCGCTGGTCGTGGCAGCGGTGCCGATCATTCACGGCGTGTTCCAGTACGGTGCGTTCACCGCCGCCGATACCGTCGCGACCGCGCGCGTGCTGGCCGCCTTTGCCTGCGGCGTTCCGGCCTATGTGCTGATCAAGGTGCTGACCCCTGGCTTTTATGCCCGCGCCGATACCAAGACCCCGGTGCGGCTGGCACTGGTCGCGATGCTGGTCAATCTGGTGGGCAACCTCATCCTGATCTGGCCGCTGGGCCATGTCGGCGTGGGCGTCGCCACCGCGATTTCGGCGTGGGTCAATGTCGGCCTGCTCTTCGGCGTGCTCTACAAGCGCGGCCACATCCAGCCCGACGCGCGGCTGATCGCCAAGGCATGGCGCATCCTCGTCGCCGCTGCCGTGATGGGCGTGGCGCTGTGGCTGGGCAGCAGGCTGGCCGACAGCTTCATGGACGGCAGGCTGATCGAACGGATCACCGCACTTGCCGTCTTGTGCGGCGGCGGCGGGGCGTTGTATGGGCTGGCGGCGCTGGCGCTGGGCACCTACCGGCTTGGCGACATCAAGACGATGCTGCGCCGCAAGGCGTGA